The genomic stretch ATTAAACCGGAACTTATTTGTATTTACAGTACAAACACCTCCCCCCAACATACCCAGCCACATCAGCCCGTCTTTACTGCACAACAGAGAATTCACTTCATTAAAAGGTAAATCTCCTTGAAGGTTACCCGGAACAATATTGGTAAAATTCCCGTCCCCCGATTCATCTTCCAAAATACTGACTCCACTGCGTGAACCGATCCAGAGCTTTCCGGAATTTTTATCCTGAGCAATGGCGTAGATAATATTATCCAACAGAGAATGAGAATTTCCCTTGATGTTCCGGAATGTTTTAAATGAGAAATGTTCCGGATCATACGGATTAATGAGTTTCACCAATCCATACCGCCAGGTACCGATCCAAATATTCCCGGCTTCATCCTGAAATATGACATGCGCCGAATTACCAGGGTTAATCCCCTCGTAAGTATAATACAATTCCTCTTGAGGATTATAACGCAGCAACCCCTGTTCCCAAGTACCAATCCATATTTGTCCTTCCCTGTCTTCGATAACGGACTTTATGTCCATGTTCTTTTCACAATCGAAAGTACGTCCTCCGGCTTTCCTGCGAAACAACCCTTTGTTGCTTCCCACCCATAAGTCCCCGTTGCTTGCATAAAGAATACTCTCCACATTGCTTACCTGTAACAAAGGACTGATTATTTTTTCTATCTCATCCGTTTCCTTATGCAATACATATAATCCATTGTGCGTACCTATCCACAAATTATTCTCCTTGTCTTCGGCCACCATGTTCACAAAACTATCAATAGAACGTCCATGATTCACTCCATCGGGTTTATATACCACAATAGAATACCCATCATAGCGCAAAAGGCCATTGTAAGTCGATATCCATATATACCCCTGGCTATCCTGAAATAATTTCCGGACTTCATTGGTCGGAAAATTCACCGAAGTGGAAATAGATTTAAAATGATAGGTATTGACCTTGTTATCAGCCCAAAGCCAAACGGGAAAACACAAAAGATATATTACTCCAAGAATATATTCACAGTTACGGTGTGCAAAGTGCATAGATTCAACTTTAAGATTTGATGCAATATTCGCAAAAAAAAGCATTTTAAGCAAATATTCCATAAGATTTGTTCTAAATTTCCCTCATCCGCATACATAAGAAACTAAAATTATACCTCCAGAAACACTTAGGACAAAAAGGTTAGAGGCAGTTAAGATAAAAAATTGTATATTTGCCGATAAGTGTGACCTAATTTTAAAACAGAGAAACATGCATTACAACGACCAAGGCGCTGATTTTAAATACCTAATTGTCAATGAACGTGACAAGCGTTTCGGCTTGTCGGTGACTACCGTCGGATTCCAGGCCATCAGGGCCGGGAGCGTTTATCCACCACGCAACCACCCGGACGCTTATTATTTCACGGCCCAGAAAGGACGTGTGCTGCATGAATATCAGTTGGTATACATTACTAAAGGACGGGGAACTTTCGCCAGCGATACTACTCCGTCTGTCGACATATCTAAAGGACAGATACTTTTCCTGTTTCCCGGACAGTGGCATACCTACGCGCCGCTGCAAAAAACAGGATGGAACGAATATTACATCGGTTTTGAAGGTCCGATTATAGACAATCTGGTAAAAAACAGCTTTATTTCAAAAGAAAACCAGATTTTGGATATCGGTATCAATGAAGAACTGGCCAGTCTTTTTGCCCGTGCACTGGAAGTAGCGGAAGCAGACAAGACCGCAGCGCAACAATATTTGTCCGGCATTGTTTTACACATTATGGGAGCCGTACTTGCTATCTCGCAGAACAAACGCTATGAGGTGGACAATGCGGCACAAAAAATAGAAAGTGCCAAAATCATCATGCACGAAAATGTGTACAAGGATATAGATCCGGAAGAACTGGCACTGAAATTAGGTATCAGTTATTCCTGGTTCCGCAAAGTATTCAAAGAATACACCGGCTATGCGCCTGCCAAGTATTTCCAAGAGCTGAAACTGCGCAAAGCGAAACAATTATTGATTGAAAGTTCCATGTCAGTGAAAGAGATATGCTATGAATTGAATTATACCTCTACTGAACACTTTTTCTCGGTATTTAAAAAACGTACCAACTTCACCCCTACCGAATATCGTAACTTCGGACGGGGAGGAAAAGAAAAAGAGAATGAAAACGAATAAAGGAAAAATGAGAAAAATAACCATCAATCTGGCTGCTGTGGCAGCCTTTTGCATTGTAGTCGCCTCACCCGCCTTAGTGAGCAGCAGTTGTGCTACTCCCCAAACGGAACAGGAAGATACCACTATCATACAAGAAGATTTAGGTATTACGGCATTGAAATACAGTAGTCCCAAAGTTCCCTCCAGCATTGAATTTTGTGGTAAAGTGATTGACTTGAGCCGCTTTGACCGCCACGAGCGTATGGACCGTGAATTATTGGCATTCACCTATATGCACAGTACTTCCCTGCAAATGCTGAAAAAAGCCAACCGTTATTTCCCCATTGTAGAACCCATACTGAAAGAGAACGGAATCCCCGATGATTTTAAATACCTGATGGTCATAGAGAGTAATATGAATCCCACCGCCCGTTCCTCTGCCGGAGCCGCCGGACTATGGCAATTCATGCAAGGTACGGGAAGGGATTACGGACTGGAGGTTAACAACAATGTGGATGAACGTTACCATATTGAGAAAGCGACTCGTGCCGCCTGCCGCTATCTGAAAGACGCGTATGCAAAATATAAGGATTGGGTGGCTGTTGCCGCCTCATACAACGCTGGTCAGGCACGTATTGCCAGCCAACTGGCTAAACAGGATGTGGACGATTCGCTGGATTTGCAACTGGTAGAAGAAACAGCCCGGTATGTGTACCGCATTCTTGCAGCCAAACAATTGTTCAGTGCCCCTACTACTTTCGGTTTCCGTCTGCGCGCATCGGATTTGTATCCGCCCATTCCCTATACGGAAGTCACTGTGACGAAAGGAATTGCAGACTTGGCACGTTTCGCACGCAGCAAAGGAATCAATCTGGCCATATTAAAGAATATGAATCCCTGGTTGCGGGAAACATCCTTGTCCAACCATAGCGGGCGGACTTACGTGATAAAAATCCCTACCAAAGAAGGAATGACTTATGATCCGAAAAAGACGGTGGCGCATGATAAGCGATGGGTGATAGAATAACTTTCTATCATACAGCATTCCATAATCAATTTACCAGTTTTCCTCCACAGTATTTACAATAAGCAGCCCCGTCCTCATGTCCGTCCTTACCACAGTGCGGACATTTCAGGGCCACCCTGCGCCTGTGTTCCTGAATCATAGATGCAGACACAATTCCTGTGGGAACTGCAATGATGGTATAGCCCAGTAACATTACAATGGCCGAAAGGAAGCGCCCTAACGGAGTTTCCGGAGTAATATCCCCATAACCTACTGTTGTCATCGTCACTATCGCCCAATAAATACTATTCGGAATATTATTGAAAGAAGTACCCGGCCGCTGTCCCTCAATCATATACATCAATGTACCGATCGAAGTCACCAATATCAGTACAAACAAGAAAAAAACAATAATCTTCCGACTGCTGAACACCAAAGAGCGCAACAAGAAATTACCTTCATTCAGATAATTGAAAAGTTTAAAGATACGGAACACACGAATCAACCGGAAAGTGCGGATCACCAGCAGATAACGTGCCGTGCCGAAAAGCCAGCCTATATATAAAGGTAAGGTAGCCAACAAATCCACTATACCGAAAAAACTAAGAGCATACTTGCGCGGTTTAGGAGAACAATAAAGCCTCAACACATACTCCAACGTAAAGAAGAAAGTAAAAACATACTCCGACACTCGCAGATAAGGCCCGATAACAGCATCCCAACTCTTGATACTCTCGGCAACAACCACCAGAATACTCAAGACAATAAACCCTATCAACGCCACATCGAATAACTTTCCCATCGGTGTGTCACTCTCAAAAATAATCACATATATTTTATGCTTTAATTTCTCATCATGCAGTAAATTCTGCCACCTGTTCCAAATATGCTTCAAGAATGCCATAATTTTTTATAATAGAACGCAAATCATTCATAATTATAACAAATATTGCCCGATTTATGTCCTATTGGTCACTATTATTTTCACTATATTTGCACAAAACCAATAAAATAATAGCATGAAGAAACAACTTATGACAGGTCTGTTCACAGTCCTCGCCCTTACAGCAGGTGCGCAGACCTTCCAAGAATGGCGCAATCCGGAAATAAATGCGGTAAACCGTGCGCCGATGCACACGAACTACTTTGCTTTTGAAAATGCAGATGCAGCTAAGAAAGCGAACAAAAAACAATCAACCAACTACATGACTTTGAACGGAACCTGGAAGTTCAACTGGGTGAAGGATGCGGATTCCCGCCCCACTGATTTCTGGAAAACCGGTTTCAACGACAAAGGCTGGGATGACCTGCAAGTGCCCGCCGTATGGGAACTGAACGGATACGGTGATCCTATTTATGTGAACGTAGGCTATGCCTGGCGCAACCAGTTCCAGAACAACCCTCCCGAAGTGCCGACAGAAAACAACCACGTTGGTTCTTACCGACGTGAAATTGTAGTTCCTGCCTCATGGAATGGAAAAGATATTATCGCTCATTTCGGTTCGGTTACCTCTAACATGTATTTGTGGGTAAACGGACGTTATGTAGGCTACAGCGAGGACAGCAAACTGGAAGCCGAATTTGACCTGACTCCGTATTTAAAACCGGGTCAGAAGAATCTGATCGCTTTCCAAGTATTCCGCTGGTGCGACGGTAGTTACCTGGAAGACCAGGATTTCTTCCGCTACAGTGGTGTGGGACGTGACTGCTATCTATATGCCCGCAACAAAAAACGCATTCAAGATATCCGTGTAACTCCCGATTTGGACGCAGCTTATCAAAACGGTAGCCTGGCTATCAATCTGGATTTGAAAGGCAGTGGCAAAGTCGATTTGGAACTGGTGGATGCACAGGGCAAGCAAGTGGCAACCGCTACCGCCAACAAATCCGGTCTGGTAACGATGAACGTAGAAAACCCCAAAAAGTGGAGTGCCGAAACACCTTATTTATATACGTTGCGTGCCAGTATGCAGGGCAGCAATGAAGTAATTCCCGTCAAAGTAGGTTTCCGCAAGATTGAATTGAAAGGTGACCAGATCTTAGTTAACGGTAAAGCAGTCCTGTTCAAGGGGGCCGACCGCCACGAAATGGATCCGGACGGAGGATATGTAGTATCTCCCGAACGTATGCTACAGGATATCCAGATAATGAAGCAATTCAACCTGAACGCTGTACGTACCTGCCACTACCCGGATGACAACTTATGGTACGACTTATGTGACCAATACGGTATCTATGTCGTAGCCGAAGCCAATATAGAATCTCACGGCATGGGCTACGGCGAAAAGACTCTGGCCAAGAACCCCTCTTATAAGAAAGCCCATCTGGAACGTAACCAGCGCAATGTACAGCGCGGATTCAACCACCCAAGCATCATCTTCTGGTCATTGGGTAATGAAGCCGGCGACGGCCCCAACTTCGAACAATGCTATCAATGGATTAAAGCAGAAGACCCCAGCCGTGCCTGCCAATATGAACAAGCACGCCAGAAAGACCATACCGACATCTTCTGTCCGATGTATTATGGCTACGAAGGAATGGAAAAATACGGTCAACGTACCGATGCTACCAAACCATTGATTCAGTGTGAATATGCCCATGCAATGGGTAACTCGCAAGGTGGTTTCAAAGAATACTGGGATTTGATTCGCAAATATCCGAACCTGCAAGGTGGATTTATCTGGGACTTCGTTGACCAGTCCTGCCGTTGGAAAGGAAAAGACGGTGTGATGATTTACGCTTACGGTGGAGACTTCAACCGCTTTGACGCTTCTGACAACAACTTCTGTGACAATGGTTTGATCAGCCCCGACCGCGTTCCTAATCCGCACATGTATGAAGTAGGCTATTTCTATCAGAACATTTGGACTACTCCCGCCG from Phocaeicola dorei encodes the following:
- a CDS encoding AraC family transcriptional regulator; the protein is MHYNDQGADFKYLIVNERDKRFGLSVTTVGFQAIRAGSVYPPRNHPDAYYFTAQKGRVLHEYQLVYITKGRGTFASDTTPSVDISKGQILFLFPGQWHTYAPLQKTGWNEYYIGFEGPIIDNLVKNSFISKENQILDIGINEELASLFARALEVAEADKTAAQQYLSGIVLHIMGAVLAISQNKRYEVDNAAQKIESAKIIMHENVYKDIDPEELALKLGISYSWFRKVFKEYTGYAPAKYFQELKLRKAKQLLIESSMSVKEICYELNYTSTEHFFSVFKKRTNFTPTEYRNFGRGGKEKENENE
- a CDS encoding lytic transglycosylase domain-containing protein, yielding MRKITINLAAVAAFCIVVASPALVSSSCATPQTEQEDTTIIQEDLGITALKYSSPKVPSSIEFCGKVIDLSRFDRHERMDRELLAFTYMHSTSLQMLKKANRYFPIVEPILKENGIPDDFKYLMVIESNMNPTARSSAGAAGLWQFMQGTGRDYGLEVNNNVDERYHIEKATRAACRYLKDAYAKYKDWVAVAASYNAGQARIASQLAKQDVDDSLDLQLVEETARYVYRILAAKQLFSAPTTFGFRLRASDLYPPIPYTEVTVTKGIADLARFARSKGINLAILKNMNPWLRETSLSNHSGRTYVIKIPTKEGMTYDPKKTVAHDKRWVIE
- a CDS encoding ion transporter, yielding MAFLKHIWNRWQNLLHDEKLKHKIYVIIFESDTPMGKLFDVALIGFIVLSILVVVAESIKSWDAVIGPYLRVSEYVFTFFFTLEYVLRLYCSPKPRKYALSFFGIVDLLATLPLYIGWLFGTARYLLVIRTFRLIRVFRIFKLFNYLNEGNFLLRSLVFSSRKIIVFFLFVLILVTSIGTLMYMIEGQRPGTSFNNIPNSIYWAIVTMTTVGYGDITPETPLGRFLSAIVMLLGYTIIAVPTGIVSASMIQEHRRRVALKCPHCGKDGHEDGAAYCKYCGGKLVN
- a CDS encoding glycoside hydrolase family 2 TIM barrel-domain containing protein, giving the protein MKKQLMTGLFTVLALTAGAQTFQEWRNPEINAVNRAPMHTNYFAFENADAAKKANKKQSTNYMTLNGTWKFNWVKDADSRPTDFWKTGFNDKGWDDLQVPAVWELNGYGDPIYVNVGYAWRNQFQNNPPEVPTENNHVGSYRREIVVPASWNGKDIIAHFGSVTSNMYLWVNGRYVGYSEDSKLEAEFDLTPYLKPGQKNLIAFQVFRWCDGSYLEDQDFFRYSGVGRDCYLYARNKKRIQDIRVTPDLDAAYQNGSLAINLDLKGSGKVDLELVDAQGKQVATATANKSGLVTMNVENPKKWSAETPYLYTLRASMQGSNEVIPVKVGFRKIELKGDQILVNGKAVLFKGADRHEMDPDGGYVVSPERMLQDIQIMKQFNLNAVRTCHYPDDNLWYDLCDQYGIYVVAEANIESHGMGYGEKTLAKNPSYKKAHLERNQRNVQRGFNHPSIIFWSLGNEAGDGPNFEQCYQWIKAEDPSRACQYEQARQKDHTDIFCPMYYGYEGMEKYGQRTDATKPLIQCEYAHAMGNSQGGFKEYWDLIRKYPNLQGGFIWDFVDQSCRWKGKDGVMIYAYGGDFNRFDASDNNFCDNGLISPDRVPNPHMYEVGYFYQNIWTTPADLSKGEVNVFNENFFRDLSAYYMEWQVLKDGKIIRTGRVDDLKIAPQETAKITLNIGKTCTCKEWLLNVSYKLKNREGLLPAGFTVAKNQLTLNDYKAPSMDLKNVETTNVATVVPQIIDNQYHYLIVKGNNFVAEFNKQNGYLSKYAVDGTEMLKEGAALTPNFWRAPTDNDMGAGLQNKYAAWKNPGLKLVSLNSKTENDQIVVNAEYDMKNVSAKLYLTYVINNEGAIKVTQKMTADKNATVSPMFRFGMQMQMPKCFETVEYYGRGPVENYSDRNHSTDLGIYRQSVDEQFYSYIRPQETGTKTDIRWWKQLNAGGNGLKVVGDAPFSASALHYTICSLDDGEQKDQRHSPEVQKADLTNLIIDKAQMGLGCVNSWGALPLPQYMLPYGDYEFTFILTPVKHQIEIE